The Eriocheir sinensis breed Jianghai 21 chromosome 24, ASM2467909v1, whole genome shotgun sequence genome contains a region encoding:
- the LOC127002757 gene encoding respirasome Complex Assembly Factor 1-like yields MTSRTKAGGERNGASKDHCLASVITRAVTSNSHWPDKDEFLDVIYWGRQVLGVALGLVWGFIPLKGFVGLFLFCVINAALVYFYASSFQGIDEEEFGGMWELTKEGFVTSFAGFLVMWIILYSGLHYD; encoded by the exons ATGACGTCCCGAACCAAGGCAGGCGGGGAGCGGAACGGCGCCAGCAAGGACCACTGCCTGGCCTCCGTCATCACCAGGGCCGTCACCAGCAACTCACACTGGCCAGACAAG GATGAGTTTTTGGACGTGATCTACTGGGGGCGGCAGGTGCTGGGAGTAGCGCTGGGCCTCGTGTGGGGCTTCATCCCACTCAAGGGCTTCGTCGGCTTATTCTT ATTTTGTGTGATTAACGCGGCTCTCGTCTACTTCTACGCTTCAAGTTTTCAGGGGATCGACGAGGAGGAGTTTGGGGGTATGTGGGAATTGACGAAAGAAGGATTTGTCACCTCGTTCGCTGGCTTTCTG gtCATGTGGATCATCCTATATTCAGGTTTACATTATGACTGA
- the LOC127002752 gene encoding ATP-dependent RNA helicase DHX8-like, whose translation MEDLYKLEKLSLVSKICVELENHLGINDKDVAEFIISLAEANKRLDKFKKALEENGGDQFADSFVESLWRLIQHMMPSLTQTTPGMKEEDLKPKSEKDRKRAMLPFLSLPNDPKVRNMLDDELKPPVKPKEEPVEITKPKEKEKEKEREVKTERKRKSEKDHEREKEKDRKPIKKEPGPEAGMDDLMAFLESQAPSKQTETSSDARDSRRRERTRSRSRERRRSRSPTKHKSSKRERSRSRDRGRRRSRSRERRNRSSSRERRDDSRERKRDDSRERKRDDSRERKHNRDKHGSRKERHRRNRSRSRSRERESKRRSRSRSTERGSGRNSHASSNRDMFVNRPPDENPVVGKVYEGKVTNILNFGCFVQLEGLRRRLEGLVHISQLRREGRVTNVSDVVVRGQKVKVKVLSFTGQKTSLSMKDVDQDTGEDLNPNVAPMGVSSVEEDTMRNPDRPMSLMELTKGTDEEDLATYKRVNRISSPERWELKQMMAANCISKSEMPDFDEEQGVMGGEDDDEEDVEIELVEEEPAFLRGYGRVREELSPVRIMKNPDGSLAQAAMMQSALAKERREVKMAQRESEMDSQPSNLGQNWNDPLPEIQRNDSAMSRGLTSQQQEVPEWKRHITGGTRGSYGKKTNMTILEQRQSLPIYKLRDELIRAIDGNQILIVVGETGSGKTTQMTQYLAEAGFTAKGKIGCTQPRRVAAMSVAKRVSEEFGCRLGQEVGYTIRFEDCTSSETVIKYMTDGMLLRECLIDPDMSSYACIMLDEAHERTIHTDVLFGLLKQAVAKRPELKLIVTSATLDAVKFSEYFNQAPIFTIPGRTFPVEILYTREPETDYLDASLITVMQIHLSEPPGDILVFLTGQEEIDTACELLYERMKALGSDVPELIILPVYSALPSEMQTRIFEPAPPGSRKVVIATNIAETSLTIDGVYYVVDPGFVKQKVYNPKTGMDSLMVTPVSQAGAKQRAGRAGRTGPGKTYRLYTERAYRDEMLPTSVPDIQRTNLASTVLQLKAMGINDLLGFDFMDPPPTDAMVMALETLHSLSALDDEGLLTRLGRRMAEFPLEPNLAKMLIMSVHLQCSDEILTIVSMLSVQNVFYRPKEKQALADQKKAKFNQAEGDHLTLLAVYNSWKNNKFSNAWCYENFVQMRTLKRAQDVRKQLLGIMDRHKLDVVTCGKNVARVQKTICSGFFRNASKKDPQEGYRTLVDSQVVYIHPSSALFNRQPEWVVYHELVQTTKEYMREVTTIDPKWLVEFAPSFFKLGDPTKLSKYKKNQRLEPLYNKYEEPNAWRISRVRRRRN comes from the exons ATGGAGGACCTCTATAAACTCGAGAAGCTCTCCCTGGTGTCCAAGATCTGCGTGGAGCTGGAGAACCACCTGGGCATCAACGACAAGGACGTGG CGGAGTTCATAATTTCCCTCGCTGAGGCCAACAAACGCCTCGACAAATTCAAGAAGGCActtgaagaaaatggaggagaccAATTTGCA GATTCATTTGTTGAGAGCCTTTGGAGACTGATCCAGCACATGATGCCGTCCTTGACCCAAACCACCCCGGGCATGAAGGAAGAAGACCTCAAACCCAAGTCtgaaaaggacaggaagagagccatgctgcccttcctctccttgcccaACGATCCCAAAGTCCGTAACATGCTGGACGATGAGCTGAAACCGCCCGTCAAACCAAAGGAAGAGCCAGTCGAGATAACCAAGcccaaggaaaaggaaaaggaaaaggagcgaGAAGTAAAGAccgagcggaagaggaagagcgagAAGGATCACGaacgggagaaagagaaggataggaagcccATCAAGAAGGAACCAGGACCTGAGGCGGGGATGGACGACCTGATGGCATTTTTGGAGTCCCAGGCGCCATCCAAGCAAACCGAAACCAGCAGTGACGCAAGGGACAGCCGACGGAGGGAACGAACCCGCAGCCGCAGCCGAGAACGCAGGAGGTCGAGAAGCCCCACAAAGCACAAAAGTAGCAAGAGGGAACGCAGCCGCAGCCGTgacaggggaagaaggagaagccgCAGCAGAGAACGACGGAACCGAAGCAGCAGTAGGGAGAGACGAGATGACAGCCGCGAGAGGAAGCGAGATGACAGCCGCGAGAGGAAGCGAGATGACAGCCGCGAGAGGAAGCACAACAGGGACAAGCACGGCAGTAGGAAGGAGCGCCacaggaggaacagaagcagGTCGCgcagcagggagagggagagcaaacGACGCAGCAGGAGCAGAAGCACGGAGAGGGGGTCGGGGCGGAACAGCCACGCCTCTAGTAATAGGGATATGTTTGTGAACCGCCCGCCTGATGAGAATCCTGTTGTTGGGAAG GTGTACGAAGGGAAGGTCACCAACATCCTGAACTTTGGGTGCTTTGTGCAGCTGGAGGGTCTGCGGCGGCGGCTGGAGGGGCTCGTGCACATCTCCCAGCTGCGGCGGGAAGGGCGGGTCACTAATGTGTCGGACGTGGTGGTGCGGGGACAGAAAGTGAAG GTGAAGGTGCTGTCCTTCACGGGCCAGAAGACGTCCCTCTCCATGAAGGACGTGGACCAGGACACCGGGGAGGACCTCAACCCCAACGTGGCGCCCATGGGGGTGAGCAGCGTGGAGGAGGACACCATGAGGAACCCTGACAGGCCCATGTCCCTCATGGAGCTGACCAAAG GGACTGATGAGGAGGACCTTGCCACATACAAGCGCGTCAACCGCATCTCCTCACCCGAGCGCTGGGAGCTGAAGCAGATGATGGCGGCAAACTGCATCAGCAAGTCAGAGATGCCAGACTTTGATGAGGAGCAGGGAGTCATGGGCggcgaggacgacgacgaggaggacgtgGAAATCGAGCTGGTGGAGGAAGAACCGGCATTCCTGCGAGGGTACGGCCGAGTGAGGGAAGAACTGAGCCCCGTGCGGATCATGAAGAATCCTGACGGTTCTCTCGCCCAGGCCGCCATGATGCAGAGCGCCCTCGCCAAGGAACGAAGGGAGGTGAAGATGGCCCAGAGGGAGAGCGAGATGGATTCCCAACCCTCGAACCTAGGCCAGAATTGGAACGATCCACTCCCCGAGATCCAGCGCAACGACTCCGCCATGTCCAGAGGCTTGACGTCACAGCAGCAAGAGGTGCCGGAGTGGAAGAGGCACATCACAG GTGGAACCCGAGGATCATACGGCAAGAAAACCAACATGACCATCCTGGAGCAGCGGCAGAGCCTTCCCATCTACAAGCTGAGGGACGAGCTGATCAGGGCCATCGACGGGAACCAGATCCTCATTGTCGTGGGGGAGACAGGCTCTGGGAAGACCACACAGATGACACAGTACTTGGCGGAGGCCGGGTTCACTGCCAAGGGAAAAATAGGTTGTACCCAGCCCAGGCGAGTGGCAGCCATGTCCGTAGCAAAGAGAGTATCGGAAGAGTTTGGGTGTCGGCTGGGCCAGGAGGTCGGCTACACCATCCGTTTTGAGGACTGCACCAGCTCAGAGACGGTCATCAAGTACATGACAGATGGTATGCTGCTGAGGGAGTGTCTCATCGACCCCGACATGTCCAGCTACGCCTGCATCATGCTGGACGAGGCTCACGAGAGGACCATCCACACTGACGTGCTCTTTGGTCTCCTGAAGCAGGCGGTGGCTAAACGACCAGAGCTGAAGCTTATTGTCACGTCGGCCACTCTGGATGCCGTCAAGTTCTCTGAGTACTTCAACCAGGCGCCAATCTTCACCATCCCTGGCCGCACCTTCCCCGTGGAGATCCTGTACACCCGAGAGCCGGAGACGGACTACCTGGACGCCTCCCTCATCACTGTCATGCAGATCCACCTCTCTGAGCCTCCCGGGGACATCCTGGTCTTCCTCACTGGCCAGGAGGAGATTGACACAGCCTGCGAGCTGCTGTACGAGCGGATGAAGGCCCTCGGAAGTGACGTGCCGGAGCTCATCATCCTGCCGGTCTACTCCGCTCTGCCGTCGGAGATGCAGACAAGAATCTTTGAGCCGGCTCCTCCAGGCTCCAGGAAGGTTGTGATTGCCACCAACATCGCAGAGACGTCCCTGACCATTGATGGCGTCTATTATGTGGTGGATCCAG GGTTTGTGAAGCAGAAGGTGTACAACCCCAAGACAGGCATGGACTCCCTCATGGTGACGCCGGTGTCCCAGGCCGGCGCCAAACAACGGGCAGGCCGGGCAGGACGCACAGGCCCAGGCAAGACCTACCGCCTGTACACTGAGAGAGCTTACAG GGACGAGATGCTGCCCACCAGTGTGCCGGACATCCAGCGGACCAACTTGGCCTCCACGGTGCTGCAGCTGAAGGCCATGGGAATAAACGACCTTCTAGGCTTCGACTTCATGGACCCTCCACCCACAGACGCTATGGTCATGGCTCTGGAAACACTCCACTCCCTCAG TGCCCTGGATGACGAGGGGCTGCTGaccaggctggggaggaggatggCAGAGTTCCCGCTGGAGCCCAACCTTGCCAAGATGTTGATCATGTCTGTCCACCTGCAGTGCTCCGACGAGATCCTCACCATTGTCTCCATGTTGTCCGTGCAAAATGTATTCTACAG ACCCAAGGAGAAGCAAGCATTAGCGGATCAGAAGAAAGCAAAGTTCAATCAGGCAGAAGGTGACCATCTCACGCTGCTAGCCGTGTACAACTCTTGGAAGAACAACAAGTTCTCCAACGCTTGGTGCTACGAAAACTTTGTCCAGATGCGCACACTCAAGAGGGCACAAGACGTGAGGAAGCAGCTCCTTGGCATTATGGACAG GCACAAGCTGGATGTGGTGACCTGCGGGAAAAATGTTGCTCGTGTACAGAAGACCATCTGCTCGGGCTTCTTCAGAAATGCATCCAAGAAGGACCCGCAGGAAGGCTACCGGACGCTGGTGGACTCCCAGGTGGTCTACATTCACCCGTCATCAGCTCTTTTCAACCGGCAGCCTGAATG gGTCGTTTACCATGAGTTGGTCCAGACAACCAAGGAGTACATGAGGGAGGTGACCACCATCGACCCCAAGTGGCTGGTGGAGTTTGCACCGTCTTTCTTCAAGCTCGGCGACCCCACCAAGCTCAGCAAGTACAAGAAGAACCAGAGACTGGAGCCTCTCTACAACAAGTACGAGGAACCCAACGCCTGGAGGATATCCcgagtgcggaggaggaggaactaa